In the genome of Sebastes umbrosus isolate fSebUmb1 chromosome 14, fSebUmb1.pri, whole genome shotgun sequence, one region contains:
- the xylt2 gene encoding xylosyltransferase 2 isoform X1, with product MVASDRVQKLLRRYKLAIAAALTILLVQGLVVWSLRSLEEGDAERKTRRSKLPDHNSQDPKRDAALWEKQNSLSGRNRGRWSGRSERTGGTAASALRRGTSRKGEKPSVRLKSPQERGMTGAGLDGLVLHDPSSSRNFSETRGGADGAARLPAAAILGEPGSVDGAHQAPSSDFVPKCDIIGKDALSALHRAGSQQCRQEIANMVCQHQAGKLMPDTLPQFCPQLGVSNQVQAVGELDNSLSKVENPVRVAFVLMVHGRAVRQLKRLIKAIYHQDHYYYIHVDKRSGYMHREVLEIAQQYPNIRATPWRMVTIWGGASLLKAYLRSMQDLLSMLDWKWDFFVNLSATDFPTRTNDELVAFLSQQRDKNFLKSHGRENARFIKKQGLDRLFHECDNHMWRLGERSIPEGLEVSGGSDWFALTRRFVEYVINSQDDLVSGLKQFYSYALLPAESFFHTVLGNSHMCDTLVDNNLRVTNWNRKLGCKCQYKHIVDWCGCSPNDFKPQDLIRIQQLTRPTFFARKFESTVNQEAIDILDTHLYGQYAPGTVAIKAYWESLFDQLDGVGSLSDAALTAYTAFFRISLKNLATTHSNVEACRLEPVGHPLSVHVYFYDDHFQGYLVRQEAQAVGSKVRETLEMWAVPQATLVLETNLKEFERLKNLEIGTEWDPKERIFRNFGGVIGPLNEPLAVQKWARGPNLTATIVWIDPALSVAASYDITVDVDAEYTQYKPPLQRPLRPGTWTVRVLKQWERVAEVRFLVMPLTFKDKEPLRKEEDSWLHAGPPGNLYLEQSYQQLSSVLKLPPQESAMQEAQRKSQLVGQALEAWVDSSVGTFWVTGGLCAIQTSSCPTVAPCSKTSWSSLSPDPKSDLGPLKSDGRIR from the exons agAAAAACACGACGGTCTAAGCTGCCTGACCACAACAGCCAGGATCCCAAAAGGGACGCCGCACTTTGGGAGAAACAAAACTCCTTGTCGGGGAGGAACAGAGGCAGATGGAGCGGCAGGTCAGAGAGGACGGGGGGCACAGCAGCCAGCGCGCTGAGGAGAGGGACCAGCCGCAAAGGAGAAAAGCCCAGCGTCAGGCTGAAGTCCCCCCAGGAGCGGGGGATGACGGGAGCTGGATTGGACGGCTTGGTCCTCCACGACCCGTCCAGCAGCCGCAACTTCAGCGAGACCCGGGGTGGAGCTGATGGGGCAGCCAGGTTACCCGCCGCTGCCATATTGGGGGAACCGGGGAGCGTGGACGGGGCGCACCAAGCACCCAGCAGTGACTTTGTGCCTAAATGTGACATCATAGGCAAGGACGCGTTGTCCGCCCTTCATCGCGCCGGGTCGCAGCAGTGCCGACAGGAGATCGCCAACATGGTGTGTCAGCATCAGGCCGGGAAGCTCATGCCAGACACTCTTCCTCAGTTCTGCCCGCAGCTCG GTGTATCAAACCAGGTCCAGGCCGTCGGCGAGCTGGACAACAGCCTGTCCAAAGTGGAAAACCCCGTCAGAGTGGCTTTTGTTCTGATGGTCCATGGCCGCGCTGTACGGCAGCTCAAGCGCCTCATCAAAGCCATATATCACCAAGACCACTACTACTACATCCACGTGGACAAG CGATCCGGCTACATGCATCGGGAGGTGCTGGAGATAGCCCAGCAGTACCCGAACATACGAGCCACGCCCTGGCGGATGGTCACCATCTGGGGCGGCGCCAGCCTGCTGAAGGCCTACCTTCGCAGCATGCAGGACCTGCTCTCCATGCTGGACTGGAAGTGGGATTTTTTCGTCAATCTCAGCGCTACAGATTTCCCCACCAG GACCAATGATGAACTAGTGGCGTTCCTGTCGCAGCAAAGAGACAAGAACTTCCTCAAGTCCCATGGGAGAGAAAATGCCCG GTTTATTAAGAAGCAGGGCCTCGATCGTCTCTTCCACGAGTGCGACAACCACATGTGGCGTCTCGGCGAACGCAGCATCCCGGAAGGCCTGGAGGTCTCAGGTGGCTCCGATTGGTTTGCGCTCACCCGCCGCTTCGTGGAGTACGTCATCAACTCCCAGGATGACCTGGTGTCGGGGCTGAAGCAGTTCTATTCCTACGCCCTGCTCCCCGCTGAG TCCTTCTTCCACACGGTGCTCGGGAACAGTCACATGTGCGACACCCTGGTGGACAACAACCTGCGCGTCACCAACTGGAACCGTAAGCTGGGCTGTAAATGCCAGTACAAGCACATTGTCGACTGGTGTGGCTGCTCTCCCAATGATTTCAAACCGCAAGACCTCATCCGGATCCAA CAATTGACCCGTCCGACATTCTTTGCCCGCAAGTTTGAGTCAACCGTGAACCAGGAGGCCATAGACATCCTGGACACTCACCTGTACGGCCAGTACGCTCCGGGCACCGTCGCCATCAAGGCGTACTGGGAGAGCCTGTTTGATCAGTTGGATGGCGTGGGCTCACTCAGCGACGCGGCTCTCACTGCTTACACCGCTTTCTTTCGTATCAGCCTAAAGAATCTGGCGACCACTCACAGCAACGTGGAGGCCTGCAG ATTGGAACCAGTTGGCCACCCTCTATCAGTACACGTGTACTTTTATGACGATCATTTCCAGGGATATCTGGTGCGTCAGGAAGCCCAGGCTGTGGGTTCAAAGGTCAGGGAGACACTGGAGATGTGGGCAGTGCCCCAAGCCACGCTTGTCCTCGAGACGAACCTTAAGGAGTTTGAAAGACTCAAGAATCTGGAA ATCGGCACAGAGTGGGATCCTAAAGAAAGAATCTTTCGTAACTTCGGCGGCGTGATCGGCCCTTTGAACGAACCACTGGCGGTCCAGAAGTGGGCGCGTGGTCCCAACCTCACAGCCACTATTGTGTGGATCGACCCGGCTCTGTCTGTGGCAGCATCTTATGACATCACCGTGGATGTGGATGCAGAGTACACCCAGTACAAACCGCCACTGCAGCGCCCCCTGCGGCCCGGTACCTGGACGGTACGGGTGTTAAAACAGTGGGAGCGCGTGGCGGAAGTTCGCTTCCTCGTCATGCCCTTAACCTTCAAAGATAAGGAGCCGCTGCGCAAAG AGGAGGACAGCTGGCTCCATGCAGGTCCTCCAGGTAACCTGTACCTGGAGCAGAGCTACCAGCAGCTGAGCTCCGTGCTGAAGCTGCCCCCCCAGGAGTCGGCCATGCAGGAGGCCCAGCGTAAATCCCAGCTCGTGGGTCAGGCCCTCGAAGCGTGGGTGGACAGCAGCGTAGGGACCTTCTGGGTCACAGGCGGCCTGTGCGCCATACAGACTTCCTCCTGCCCAACCGTGGCACCTTGCTCCAAGACCTCCTGGAGCTCTCTGTCCCCGGACCCCAAGTCTGATCTGGGCCCACTCAAAAGTGATGGGCGGATCAGGTAG
- the xylt2 gene encoding xylosyltransferase 2 isoform X2 has protein sequence MTGAGLDGLVLHDPSSSRNFSETRGGADGAARLPAAAILGEPGSVDGAHQAPSSDFVPKCDIIGKDALSALHRAGSQQCRQEIANMVCQHQAGKLMPDTLPQFCPQLGVSNQVQAVGELDNSLSKVENPVRVAFVLMVHGRAVRQLKRLIKAIYHQDHYYYIHVDKRSGYMHREVLEIAQQYPNIRATPWRMVTIWGGASLLKAYLRSMQDLLSMLDWKWDFFVNLSATDFPTRTNDELVAFLSQQRDKNFLKSHGRENARFIKKQGLDRLFHECDNHMWRLGERSIPEGLEVSGGSDWFALTRRFVEYVINSQDDLVSGLKQFYSYALLPAESFFHTVLGNSHMCDTLVDNNLRVTNWNRKLGCKCQYKHIVDWCGCSPNDFKPQDLIRIQQLTRPTFFARKFESTVNQEAIDILDTHLYGQYAPGTVAIKAYWESLFDQLDGVGSLSDAALTAYTAFFRISLKNLATTHSNVEACRLEPVGHPLSVHVYFYDDHFQGYLVRQEAQAVGSKVRETLEMWAVPQATLVLETNLKEFERLKNLEIGTEWDPKERIFRNFGGVIGPLNEPLAVQKWARGPNLTATIVWIDPALSVAASYDITVDVDAEYTQYKPPLQRPLRPGTWTVRVLKQWERVAEVRFLVMPLTFKDKEPLRKEEDSWLHAGPPGNLYLEQSYQQLSSVLKLPPQESAMQEAQRKSQLVGQALEAWVDSSVGTFWVTGGLCAIQTSSCPTVAPCSKTSWSSLSPDPKSDLGPLKSDGRIR, from the exons ATGACGGGAGCTGGATTGGACGGCTTGGTCCTCCACGACCCGTCCAGCAGCCGCAACTTCAGCGAGACCCGGGGTGGAGCTGATGGGGCAGCCAGGTTACCCGCCGCTGCCATATTGGGGGAACCGGGGAGCGTGGACGGGGCGCACCAAGCACCCAGCAGTGACTTTGTGCCTAAATGTGACATCATAGGCAAGGACGCGTTGTCCGCCCTTCATCGCGCCGGGTCGCAGCAGTGCCGACAGGAGATCGCCAACATGGTGTGTCAGCATCAGGCCGGGAAGCTCATGCCAGACACTCTTCCTCAGTTCTGCCCGCAGCTCG GTGTATCAAACCAGGTCCAGGCCGTCGGCGAGCTGGACAACAGCCTGTCCAAAGTGGAAAACCCCGTCAGAGTGGCTTTTGTTCTGATGGTCCATGGCCGCGCTGTACGGCAGCTCAAGCGCCTCATCAAAGCCATATATCACCAAGACCACTACTACTACATCCACGTGGACAAG CGATCCGGCTACATGCATCGGGAGGTGCTGGAGATAGCCCAGCAGTACCCGAACATACGAGCCACGCCCTGGCGGATGGTCACCATCTGGGGCGGCGCCAGCCTGCTGAAGGCCTACCTTCGCAGCATGCAGGACCTGCTCTCCATGCTGGACTGGAAGTGGGATTTTTTCGTCAATCTCAGCGCTACAGATTTCCCCACCAG GACCAATGATGAACTAGTGGCGTTCCTGTCGCAGCAAAGAGACAAGAACTTCCTCAAGTCCCATGGGAGAGAAAATGCCCG GTTTATTAAGAAGCAGGGCCTCGATCGTCTCTTCCACGAGTGCGACAACCACATGTGGCGTCTCGGCGAACGCAGCATCCCGGAAGGCCTGGAGGTCTCAGGTGGCTCCGATTGGTTTGCGCTCACCCGCCGCTTCGTGGAGTACGTCATCAACTCCCAGGATGACCTGGTGTCGGGGCTGAAGCAGTTCTATTCCTACGCCCTGCTCCCCGCTGAG TCCTTCTTCCACACGGTGCTCGGGAACAGTCACATGTGCGACACCCTGGTGGACAACAACCTGCGCGTCACCAACTGGAACCGTAAGCTGGGCTGTAAATGCCAGTACAAGCACATTGTCGACTGGTGTGGCTGCTCTCCCAATGATTTCAAACCGCAAGACCTCATCCGGATCCAA CAATTGACCCGTCCGACATTCTTTGCCCGCAAGTTTGAGTCAACCGTGAACCAGGAGGCCATAGACATCCTGGACACTCACCTGTACGGCCAGTACGCTCCGGGCACCGTCGCCATCAAGGCGTACTGGGAGAGCCTGTTTGATCAGTTGGATGGCGTGGGCTCACTCAGCGACGCGGCTCTCACTGCTTACACCGCTTTCTTTCGTATCAGCCTAAAGAATCTGGCGACCACTCACAGCAACGTGGAGGCCTGCAG ATTGGAACCAGTTGGCCACCCTCTATCAGTACACGTGTACTTTTATGACGATCATTTCCAGGGATATCTGGTGCGTCAGGAAGCCCAGGCTGTGGGTTCAAAGGTCAGGGAGACACTGGAGATGTGGGCAGTGCCCCAAGCCACGCTTGTCCTCGAGACGAACCTTAAGGAGTTTGAAAGACTCAAGAATCTGGAA ATCGGCACAGAGTGGGATCCTAAAGAAAGAATCTTTCGTAACTTCGGCGGCGTGATCGGCCCTTTGAACGAACCACTGGCGGTCCAGAAGTGGGCGCGTGGTCCCAACCTCACAGCCACTATTGTGTGGATCGACCCGGCTCTGTCTGTGGCAGCATCTTATGACATCACCGTGGATGTGGATGCAGAGTACACCCAGTACAAACCGCCACTGCAGCGCCCCCTGCGGCCCGGTACCTGGACGGTACGGGTGTTAAAACAGTGGGAGCGCGTGGCGGAAGTTCGCTTCCTCGTCATGCCCTTAACCTTCAAAGATAAGGAGCCGCTGCGCAAAG AGGAGGACAGCTGGCTCCATGCAGGTCCTCCAGGTAACCTGTACCTGGAGCAGAGCTACCAGCAGCTGAGCTCCGTGCTGAAGCTGCCCCCCCAGGAGTCGGCCATGCAGGAGGCCCAGCGTAAATCCCAGCTCGTGGGTCAGGCCCTCGAAGCGTGGGTGGACAGCAGCGTAGGGACCTTCTGGGTCACAGGCGGCCTGTGCGCCATACAGACTTCCTCCTGCCCAACCGTGGCACCTTGCTCCAAGACCTCCTGGAGCTCTCTGTCCCCGGACCCCAAGTCTGATCTGGGCCCACTCAAAAGTGATGGGCGGATCAGGTAG